A DNA window from Stenotrophomonas sp. 57 contains the following coding sequences:
- a CDS encoding SDR family oxidoreductase, translating to MSGVPPIAAWPAAPLSGKVVIVTGGANGIGRGIAQAVLGAGGRVLIGDLDVEAGEACLVEWQRGDDAAFQRLDITDEASVRAFIAVALRRFGRIDGLVNNAGIAGPHGTRLQDMEWDEWQRRLSSLHGAFLCSKHALPALSASAAGAIINIASTRAWQSEAHSEAYAAAKGGLVAFTHALAISAGPAVRVNSISPGWIGTTAWQAPSRRHEPDYSATDHAQHPVGRVGRPEDIGALGVYLLSSLSGFTTGQDFIVDGGMTRKMIYAE from the coding sequence ATGAGCGGCGTGCCGCCGATTGCCGCATGGCCGGCCGCGCCGCTGTCGGGCAAGGTGGTGATTGTCACCGGGGGTGCCAACGGCATCGGCCGCGGCATCGCCCAGGCCGTGCTCGGTGCCGGTGGCCGCGTGCTGATCGGCGACCTGGACGTGGAGGCCGGCGAAGCGTGTCTGGTGGAATGGCAGCGCGGTGATGACGCCGCGTTCCAGCGCCTGGACATCACTGACGAAGCCAGCGTGCGCGCGTTCATCGCCGTGGCGCTGCGTCGCTTCGGCCGCATCGACGGGCTGGTCAACAATGCCGGCATCGCAGGGCCACACGGCACGCGGCTGCAGGACATGGAGTGGGACGAGTGGCAGCGCCGCCTGTCGTCGCTGCATGGCGCCTTCCTGTGCAGCAAGCACGCGCTGCCCGCGCTGTCGGCCAGTGCCGCCGGCGCGATCATCAACATCGCTTCGACCCGTGCCTGGCAATCGGAGGCGCACAGCGAGGCCTATGCGGCGGCCAAAGGCGGGCTGGTCGCGTTCACCCATGCGCTGGCGATCAGCGCCGGCCCCGCGGTGCGGGTGAACAGCATCAGCCCCGGCTGGATCGGTACCACGGCCTGGCAGGCACCCTCGCGCCGCCACGAGCCCGATTACTCGGCCACCGACCACGCCCAGCATCCGGTCGGCCGGGTCGGCCGCCCTGAAGATATCGGTGCACTGGGGGTGTATCTGCTGTCCTCGCTGTCCGGCTTCACCACCGGACAGGACTTCATCGTCGACGGCGGCATGACCCGGAAGATGATCTACGCCGAATAA
- a CDS encoding DUF1415 domain-containing protein produces the protein MTDAHLPTDDPIAATRLWLERIVIGLNLCPFAKAVYVKDQVRLVLSDATTPEALVEQLAEELVLLRDTPAEQIDTTLIVHPQVLTDFLDYNDFLDNADAAIEALDLQGILQVASFHPDYQFEGVAADDASNYTNRAPFPTLHLLREDSVARAVDVYPDPDVIVERNIQTLDRIGVDGWHRRLRGDDLS, from the coding sequence ATGACCGATGCCCACCTGCCCACCGATGACCCGATCGCCGCCACCCGCCTGTGGCTGGAGCGCATCGTCATCGGGCTGAACCTGTGCCCGTTCGCCAAGGCGGTGTACGTGAAGGACCAGGTCCGCCTCGTGCTCAGCGATGCGACCACGCCCGAAGCGCTGGTCGAACAGCTGGCCGAGGAGCTGGTGCTGCTGCGCGATACGCCGGCCGAGCAGATCGATACCACGCTGATCGTGCATCCGCAGGTGCTGACCGATTTCCTCGACTACAACGACTTCCTCGACAACGCCGACGCCGCGATCGAGGCACTGGACCTGCAGGGCATCCTGCAGGTGGCCAGCTTCCATCCGGATTACCAGTTCGAGGGCGTGGCCGCCGACGACGCCAGCAACTACACCAACCGCGCCCCCTTCCCCACCCTGCACCTGCTGCGCGAGGACAGCGTGGCGCGCGCGGTGGACGTCTATCCGGACCCGGACGTGATCGTCGAGCGCAACATCCAGACCCTGGACCGCATCGGCGTGGACGGTTGGCATCGCCGCCTGCGTGGCGACGACCTGTCATGA
- a CDS encoding benzaldehyde dehydrogenase, with translation MTASSPWLPDALWAGAFFDGHWQVAAQRQPVIEPATGQTLGQIGLADPAQVARSAATAAQAQLAWASAPYEQRAEVMRKAARLAEENIDTLVEWLVRESGSTRLKAGFEAKVTIKALHEAAALPSRSTGEILPSEPGRLNLARRRPLGVVGVISPFNFPLYLAMRAVAPAIALGNAVVLKPDPRTAVCGGAVIARLFEQAGLPAGVLHMLPGDGAAGAALTSDPHVAMIQFTGSTAAGRKVGEAAGKHLKKVSLELGGKNSLIILDDADLDLAVANTAWGVYLHQGQICMATGRVLVQRKIHAAFLQKLVAKANSLKVGDPAREDVAIGPLINAGQRDHAARLVEQAVQAGASLEAGGTHRDLFFAPTVLGNVSADNPAFNEEIFAPVAVVVPFDDDDDAVRLANDSEYGLSMAIVSSNVGRALKLGERLRTGLLHINDQTVNDDVINPFGGVGASGNGTSIGGPANGEEFTQWQWLTVKGEAPAYPI, from the coding sequence ATGACTGCATCTTCTCCGTGGCTGCCGGATGCCCTTTGGGCCGGCGCCTTCTTTGATGGTCACTGGCAGGTGGCCGCGCAACGGCAGCCGGTGATCGAGCCGGCCACCGGCCAGACGCTCGGCCAGATCGGGCTGGCCGACCCGGCGCAGGTGGCGCGCTCGGCGGCGACCGCTGCCCAGGCGCAACTGGCGTGGGCGTCAGCGCCCTACGAGCAGCGCGCTGAGGTCATGCGCAAAGCGGCGCGCCTGGCAGAAGAAAACATCGACACCCTGGTCGAGTGGCTGGTGCGCGAAAGCGGCTCGACCCGGCTCAAGGCCGGCTTCGAGGCCAAGGTCACCATCAAGGCGTTGCACGAGGCCGCCGCGCTGCCGTCGCGCAGCACCGGCGAGATCCTGCCGTCCGAGCCGGGTCGGCTGAACCTGGCGCGGCGCCGGCCGCTGGGCGTGGTCGGCGTCATCTCGCCCTTCAACTTCCCGCTGTACCTGGCCATGCGCGCGGTGGCGCCGGCCATCGCGCTGGGCAACGCCGTGGTGCTAAAGCCGGACCCGCGCACGGCGGTGTGCGGCGGCGCGGTGATCGCACGCCTGTTTGAACAGGCCGGTCTGCCGGCGGGGGTTCTGCACATGCTGCCCGGTGATGGCGCAGCGGGTGCAGCGCTGACCAGCGATCCGCACGTGGCGATGATCCAGTTCACCGGTTCCACCGCAGCTGGACGCAAGGTCGGCGAAGCGGCGGGCAAGCACCTGAAGAAGGTCTCGCTGGAGCTGGGCGGCAAGAACTCGCTGATCATTCTCGACGATGCCGACCTCGACCTGGCGGTGGCCAACACCGCATGGGGCGTGTACCTGCATCAGGGCCAGATCTGCATGGCGACCGGCCGCGTGCTGGTGCAGCGGAAGATCCATGCCGCGTTCTTGCAGAAGCTGGTGGCCAAGGCCAATTCGCTGAAGGTGGGCGACCCGGCGCGCGAAGACGTGGCGATCGGCCCGCTGATCAACGCCGGCCAGCGCGACCACGCCGCGCGCCTGGTCGAACAGGCGGTGCAGGCCGGTGCCTCGCTGGAGGCGGGCGGTACCCATCGCGATCTGTTCTTCGCGCCGACCGTGCTTGGCAACGTCTCTGCCGACAATCCGGCGTTCAACGAAGAGATCTTCGCACCGGTGGCGGTGGTGGTGCCGTTCGACGATGACGACGATGCCGTGCGCCTGGCCAATGACAGCGAGTACGGCCTGTCGATGGCTATCGTGTCCAGCAATGTCGGGCGCGCGCTGAAGCTGGGTGAGCGCCTGCGCACCGGCCTGCTGCACATCAACGACCAGACCGTGAACGACGACGTGATCAATCCCTTCGGCGGCGTCGGTGCGTCCGGCAACGGCACCAGCATCGGTGGCCCCGCCAACGGGGAGGAGTTCACCCAGTGGCAGTGGTTGACCGTCAAGGGCGAAGCGCCCGCTTACCCGATCTGA